The proteins below come from a single Miscanthus floridulus cultivar M001 chromosome 1, ASM1932011v1, whole genome shotgun sequence genomic window:
- the LOC136489856 gene encoding uncharacterized protein isoform X2 has protein sequence MKWPVYKKYLKDYHERNNLDEVAALILDNKPDCYIQGIASDLKVLRVLQQTCVLGVKKKLQRCSRALTGKDMDLSRAILEHAKHVMQSEDESFAAAACFVCIMKEAELMFELLRCQFDTTELVSLSNQIRRSVWNLMRYQVDESTMVPAAAAMVGIAKEAKMVRYLLTRQDVDYDLENVVCDYIRQGAAAVLTKLIEEFAHDTAGNVGVLGTPTTHKSEDPKVSARKDMKPAEEPLQT, from the exons ATGAAGTGGCCTGTCTATAAGAAATACCTCAAGGACTATCATGAAAGGAATAatcttgatgaagttgctgcTCTTATTCTGGACAACAAACCCGATTGCTACATACAGGGCATTGCTTCTGATCTTAAGGTCCTGCGCGTGCTGCAGCAGACCTG TGTGCTAGGAGTGAAAAAAAAGCTCCAAAGATGCTCAAGAGCTCTCACTGGTAAGGACATGGACCTGAGTCGTGCTATCTTAGAGCATGCAAAGCACGTCATGCAATCGGAAGATGAATCTTTTGCTGCTGCAGCTTGTTTTGTG TGTATCATGAAGGAAGCTGAGTTGATGTTCGAGTTGCTTCGATGTCAGTTTGACACTACCGAGCTTGTCAGCTTGAGCAATCAGATCCGGAGATCTGTCTGGAATCTTATGCGGTACCAAGTGGATGAATCTACAATGgtccctgctgctgctgccatggTG GGTATCGCAAAGGAGGCTAAGATGGTGCGTTACCTGCTGACTCGACAGGATgttgactatgacctagaaaaTGTAGTGTGTGATTATATACGACAAGGTGCAGCTGCAGTTTTAACCAAGCTTATTGAAGAATTTGCTCATGATACTGCTGGTAATGTTGGTGTGCTTGGAACTCCTACTACTCATAAATCAGAGGATCCAAAAG TTTCAGCCAGGAAGGATATGAAGCCTGCAGAAGAGCCTTTGCAGACTTAA
- the LOC136489871 gene encoding small ribosomal subunit protein uS8z/uS8w-like — protein MVRVSVLNDALKSMYNAEKRGKRQVMIRPSSKVIIKFLTVMQRHGYIGEFEYVDDHRAGKIVVELNGRLNKCGVISPRFDVGVKEIEEWTARLLPSRQVA, from the exons ATGGTGAGGGTCAGTGTGCTCAATGATGCGCTCAAGTCCATGTACAATGCTGAGAAGAGGGGGAAAAGGCAGGTTATGATCAGGCCATCATCCAAGGTGATCATCAAGTTCTTGACAGTCATGCAGCGTCATG GCTACATTGGTGAGTTCGAATATGTGGATGACCACCGTGCTGGGAAGATTGTGGTGGAACTGAATGGAAGACTAAACAAATGTGGTGTTATTAGCCCTCGCTTTGATGTTGGCGTAAAGGAGATCGAAGAATGGACTGCGAGGCTGCTCCCATCTCGTCAG GTAGCATGA